The following are encoded together in the Fusarium keratoplasticum isolate Fu6.1 chromosome 1, whole genome shotgun sequence genome:
- a CDS encoding E3 ubiquitin-protein ligase: MDHNMSTQEQQLCQFLAGLPAHFNYRYTEEASRELLRSLFWSLAGGSSEYMRLLFPEGRPGDTLKLSDAQGAVEGAEYTEAARGKRCGHIFKPGEANYTCRTCGTDETCCLCARCFDSTDHTGHMVRIQISVGNSGCCDCGDDEAWRNPMFCTIHSDLQAGADKGKGKEAAGLPEDLVANLQMTIGRVFDYICDVISCSPEQLRQAKTEESILEDEQSSRLSSHYYGPDAEPCNEFALILWNDEKHTVQEVQDQVARACRKSRRAAAENAWETDAIGRSILTYSSEIDRLLHMATIMEAIRVTVTIRSARDTFREQMCGTLVEWLSDISGCTVGHDTHILRRTVCEEVMKPWRQGSAATHTLGLIDDEEEDDQAVANRRRFDGMNARFILALQAAAGGNGLQIEIDDDDDDDDDDEDDDLDADMDDQGHHSPSSSVAGGDEDEDDDVMMVDRGEVGDLGVNWRDNDQALEEDEATMAGYPPPPPPPPAQAQAQGQTQGQTQTRTTTRDREATPSDSDTAEPLVAPSIYAKANAEIPKTPGKTEKLTARPGRYWIETPTIYTQRENVPPAEDVFRRVRLDWLLVFDLRMWKKVRNDLRALYISTVVQIPEFKRVLALRFASLYTILAQLYLVGDREPDHSIINLSLQMLTTPSITAEVVERGNFMTSLLAILYTFLTTRQVGHPWDVSPDAVLAFESGSVTNRRMYHFYQDLKYLFGAPHVQERVRCEPRYLMQFLDLVKLHQCIGPNVRAVVEHVEYEADSWITASLVTRQINLQARNLAEAFRNCPSDEIHYLQRAIRFTAKTVILNSIGAERHRFKQGEIKDEVQFKNLSDFEFDTEAASYDVVKFVVEKDAISFHHALHYTLSWLIECGRSLPASTMRTLMSFTQQELKSKPKLMGRPQVPRKDFTSEDYLIAAFDFPLRVCAWLAQIKANMWVRNGISLRHQASTYRGVGQRDVSHHRDIFLLQTALVVCNPSRVLASIIDRFGMESWVKGLFELKSEAQDDAQHLDVVEDMIHLLIVLLSDRTSLISSEDETKSRLLAMRRDITHVLCFKPLSFNEICNKLPEKYQEQEDFHRVLDEMATFKPPEGVSDVGTFELRPEFIEEIDPYIAHYNKNQREESEMAYRKKMAKRTGKTAEEIVYEPKARTVPSGLFENLGAFTSTGMFAQVIYYSLLYPLVANKFTPSVPFTRLETFLQVVLHLILIAILEDKTSDDDMSEESTKSFVYIALTKFGRSNFMPEAQSSRTIVSLLNIMSTKDEFKAVHPKIALVLKRLRQKRPRTFETAYVNLGVSVDRINTASPANTSAEEERERRKKAALSRQAKVMAQFQQQQKSFMENQAAFDWGSDLDEDEEEEEQTEDRKHNWKYPVGTCILCQEEPDDRHLYGTFALFNESRILRQTDFQDPDFVREASQTPCSLDRSAEEVRPFGIAHENRRMVEKINVQGETFLAERQTIGKGFPSNVCLPGPVASGCGHMMHYRCFEVYYEATVRRHAHQIARHHPEDTRRNEFVCPLCKALGNAFVPIIWKGIDESYPGYLQSQGPFEDFLEKQMGSAYWIGGSKAPEDEPSFPDMYTPSLPGSLVESLLPAQTQAETSWGREDAEAQSSAVGTPVSYAFSDLNTPEQSHAQPAATDGNQLMVELLAAYRRLRNTLRMNGLRTSHIIDSKGDNAGELCASDTLVKTVGFTISSVEVQQRGVEAQPGMSLLEKIPEHILTHLRVLSETVSSYIAVGAQNSGAESKIDAEFKKDSERQHCQLFMSRYFGTGTPYARRPLDVYPPLLSMDSFLFLVECSYGLVPAQKAEISHVLRLCYLAELVKLVYHMGRNIPVASWVGNLTNRQTQDPAINNFADFALAVTKCGLEFHAAQFPEGVEFGENRGFQQPGVDTLESWYTFAKKYALTFLRKSLIFLYVKYGVDFNSHISPAPEADELERLTESLRVPSFDEMCAAITDNAAACGWPQTTSSLVSGWVKHQVMWPGDSSDMPRSAMMSHPGIFELIGLPKNYDALIDEATRRKCPTTGKELADPVICLFCGELSCSQGTCCQKTDTSSDRIEYTKIGGAQQHMRRCQRNIGVFLNVRKCSIVYLFRLSGSFTPAPYIDKYGETDPQLRHGRQLFLNQKRYDSMIRNTVLNHGVPSLISRKLEAEINNGGWDTL, translated from the exons ATGGATCACAACATGTCGAcgcaggagcagcagctctgCCAGTTCTTGGCGGGGCTGCCCGCCCACTTCAACTATCGATACACCGAGGAGGCCTCGCGGGAGCTGCTGCGGAGCTTGTTTTGGTCTCTGGCGGGCGGCAGCAGCGAATACATGCGCCTGCTCTTCCCCGAGGGCAGGCCTGGGGATACCCTCAAACTGAGTGACGCCCAGGGTGCTGTCGAGGGTGCCGAATACACCGAGGCTGCGCGGGGGAAACGATGCGGGCACATCTTCAAGCCTGGCGAGGCGAACTACACATGCCGGACCTGCGGCACCGACGAGACCTGCTGCCTGTGTGCACGCTGCTTCGATTCGACCGATCACACCGGGCACATGGTTCGGATACAGATTTCTGTGGGAAACAGCGGCTGCTGCGATTGCGGAGACGACGAGGCCTGGCGGAATCCCATGTTCTGCACCATCCACTCCGACCTGCAGGCGGGCGCCGATaaagggaagggaaaggaggCAGCTGGCCTGCCCGAGGATCTCGTGGCGAACCTACAGATGACCATCGGCCGGGTCTTTGACTATATCTGCGACGTCATCTCTTGCTCACCGGAGCAGCTACGCCAAGCCAAGACTGAGGAGTCGATACTCGAGGATGAACAGTCTTCACGTCTGTCCTCACACTACTATGGCCCAGACGCCGAGCCGTGCAACGAGTTTGCGCTTATCCTGTGGAACGACGAGAAGCACACCGTTCAGGAGGTGCAGGACCAGGTCGCAAGGGCCTGCCGCAAGAGCCGGAGGGCTGCAGCCGAGAATGCTTGGGAGACGGATGCCATAGGACGGAGCATCTTGACATATTCATCCGAGATTGACCGACTCCTACACATGGCGACTATAATGGAGGCGATAAGAGTAACGGTCACGATTCGATCTGCAAGAGATACTTTTCGAGAGCAGATGTGTGGAACCCTCGTGGAATGGCTGAGTGACATCTCCGGCTGCACCGTCGGCCATGATACTCACATTCTTCGTCGCACCGTCTGCGAGGAGGTCATGAAGCCATGGCGTCAGGGCAGCGCGGCAACTCATACGCTGGGCCTtatcgacgatgaggaggaggatgaccaGGCAGTTGCGAACCGACGCCGGTTCGACGGCATGAATGCGCGtttcatcttggccttgcaagctgctgctggaggcaATGGTCTTCAAATAGAaattgacgacgacgacgacgacgacgatgatgacgaagacgacgatctcgacgccgacatggacgaccaaggccatcatTCGCCGTCCAGTTCCGTGGCTGGGggtgacgaagatgaagatgacgatgtgATGATGGTAGATCGAGGAGAAGTTGGAGATCTTGGCGTCAACTGGAGAGACAACGACCAGGctctggaagaagacgaggccaCCATGGCTGGATatcctccccctcctccacctcccccTGCTcaggcccaggcccagggGCAGACTCAGGGGCAGACTCAGACTCGTACTACAACGCGAGATAGAGAAGCGACACCCTCCGACTCGGATACGGCCGAGCCCCTCGTTGCACCCTCGATCTACGCCAAAGCAAATGCCGAAATCCCAAAGACGCCTGGCAAGACCGAGAAACTGACAGCTCGACCTGGACGCTACTGGATCGAGACACCCACAATTTACACACAGCGTGAGAATGTGCCCCCGGCCGAGGATGTCTTTCGACGTGTCCGTCTCGACTGGCTTCTAGTTTTCGATCTGCGCATGTGGAAGAAAGTTAGGAATGATCTTCGGGCCCTATACATATCCACTGTTGTCCAGATTCCCGAGTTCAAGCGAGTGTTGGCTCTCAGATTCGCGAGCTTGTACACGATTCTGGCTCAGCTCTACCTGGTTGGAGACCGAGAACCGGACCACTCTatcatcaacctctctcTTCAGATGCTGACGACTCCCTCAATCACCGCCGAGGTTGTTGAACGCGGAAACTTCATGACCAGCCTGCTGGCGATTCTCTACACCTTCCTAACAACGCGTCAAGTCGGACACCCCTGGGATGTGTCTCCTGACGCCGTCCTCGCCTTCGAGAGTGGCTCTGTTACCAACAGGCGAATGTATCATTTCTACCAGGACTTGAAGTACTTGTTTGGTGCGCCTCATGTCCAAGAGCGCGTGCGATGCGAGCCCCGGTACCTCATGCAgttccttgatcttgtcaagCTTCACCAGTGCATTGGCCCCAATGTTCGAGCGGTGGTCGAGCATGTGGAATATGAGGCCGATTCATGGATTACTGCCTCGCTTGTGACGAGACAGATCAACCTGCAGGCTCGAAACCTCGCCGAGGCATTCCGCAACTGCCCATCTGACGAGATCCATTACCTCCAACGAGCCATCCGCTTCACAGCAAAGACGGTGATCCTCAACTCGATCGGTGCAGAACGCCACCGGTTCAAGCAAGGTGAAatcaaggatgaggttcaGTTCAAGAATCTCAGCGACTTTGAGTTCGATACCGAGGCTGCTTCTTATGACGTGGTCAAGTTTGTCGTCGAGAAGGATGCCATTAGCTTCCATCACGCCCTTCACTACACCCTGTCCTGGCTCATTGAGTGCGGACGATCGCTTCCTGCCTCTACCATGAGAACTCTGATGAGCTTCACGCAGCAGGAGCTCAAGTCCAAACCCAAGTTGATGGGCAGGCCTCAGGTGCCAAGAAAAGACTTCACCTCTGAGGACTATCTCATTGCAGCCTTCGATTTCCCTCTCCGTGTATGTGCCTGGCTTGCTCAGATCAAGGCCAATATGTGGGTTAGAAACGGAATCAGCCTACGGCACCAAGCAAGCACATACCGCGGCGTTGGTCAACGAGATGTTTCGCACCACCGAGACATATTCCTTCTGCAAACTGCCTTGGTGGTCTGCAACCCCAGCCGTGTTCTCGCGTCGATTATCGACCGCTTCGGAATGGAGAGTTGGGTCAAGGGCTTGTTTGAGCTCAAGTCGGAGGCTCAGGATGACGCTCAACACCTGGACGTGGTGGAAGACATGATCCACCTCCTGATTGTCCTTCTCAGTGATCGTACCTCGTTAATATCGTCTGAGGACGAGACCAAGTCCAGGCTTCTAGCCATGCGCCGGGACATCACTCATGTCCTGTGCTTTAAGCCCCTGTCATTCAATGAGATCTGCAACAAGCTCCCCGAGAAGTATCAGGAGCAGGAAGATTTTCATCGAGTCTTGGATGAAATGGCTACATTTAAGCCGCCCGAGGGTGTTTCTGATGTTGGCACATTTGAGTTGCGTCCCGAGTTCATTGAGGAGATCGATCCTTACATCGCGCACTACAACAAGAACCAGCGAGAGGAATCCGAAATGGCGTATCgaaagaagatggccaagaggACAGGAAAGACAGCCGAAGAGATTGTGTATGAGCCCAAGGCTCGAACAGTTCCATCGGGCTTGTTCGAGAACCTGGGCGCCTTCACCAGCACAGGCATGTTTGCCCAGGTCATCTACTACTCGCTCCTCTACCCCCTAGTGGCCAACAAGTTTACCCCTTCGGTTCCATTCACCCGGCTAGAGACTTTCCTACAGGTGGTTCTGCATCTCATCCTGATTGCCATTCTGGAGGACAAGACGAGTGACGATGACATGAGCGAGGAGTCGACAAAGTCGTTCGTCTACATTGCTCTTACCAAGTTTGGCCGCAGCAACTTTATGCCCGAGGCACAAAGTTCCAGAACTATCGTGTCCCTCTTGAACATAATGTCTACCAAggacgagttcaaggcggTTCATCCCAAGATTGCACTCGTTCTCAAACGATTGCGACAGAAGCGCCCCCGTACCTTCGAGACAGCGTACGTCAACCTCGGGGTCTCGGTTGATCGCATCAACACGGCCTCACCAGCAAACACttctgctgaggaggagcgggagaggagaaagaaggcGGCGCTAAGTCgccaggccaaggtcatggcGCAgttccagcagcaacagaaGAGCTTCATGGAGAACCAGGCAGCGTTCGACTGGGGTTCGGAcctggatgaagatgaagaggaagaagagcagacAGAAGACCGGAAACACAACTGGAAATATCCCGTTGGAACTTGCATATTGTGCCAGGAAGAGCCAGACGACCGACACCTCTACGGAACGTTTGCCCTTTTCAACGAGAGCCGGATCCTTCGGCAGACAGACTTCCAGGACCCCGACTTTGTCCGCGAAGCATCACAAACACCTTGCAGTCTCGACCGATCTGCCGAGGAGGTCAGACCATTCGGTATTGCCCATGAAAACAGGAGGATGGTGGAGAAGATCAACGTCCAGGGCGAAACTTTCCTCGCGGAACGACAAACTATTGGTAAAGGATTCCCGTCCAACGTCTGTCTTCCAGGTCCCGTAGCCAGCGGTTGTGGGCATATGATGCACTACCGCTGCTTCGAGGTCTACTATGAAGCAACAGTGAGGCGTCACGCGCATCAGATCGCCAGACATCATCCTGAGGACACCCGTCGGAATGAGTTTGTGTGCCCTCTATGCAAGGCGCTTGGAAACGCATTCGTGCCCATCATCTGGAAGGGGATAGACGAGTCGTACCCAGGCTACCTTCAGTCTCAAGGCCCCTTTGAGGACTtcctggagaagcagatgggCTCCGCTTACTGGATCGGCGGAAGCAAAGCGCCCGAGGATGAGCCATCGTTCCCCGACATGTACACTCCTAGTCTTCCTGGAAGCCTTGTCGAGTCTCTACTACCAGCCCAGACTCAGGCCGAGACTTCATGGGGAAGGGAGGACGCCGAGGCGCAGTCATCAGCCGTGGGCACACCCGTCAGTTACGCATTCTCTGACCTGAATACGCCTGAGCAGAGCCATGCTCAGCCAGCTGCTACGGATGGCAACCAGTTGATGGTAGAGCTGCTAGCAGCATATCGTCGACTGCGAAACACTCTTCGCATGAACGGCCTCCGCACCAGTCACATCATCGACTCCAAGGGCGACAACGCTGGCGAGCTCTGCGCCAGTGATACACTAGTCAAGACCGTGGGCTTCACCATCTCTTCCGTGGAAGTCCAGCAGCGAGGAGTGGAAGCTCAACCGGGCATGAGCCTTTTGGAAAAGATTCCTGAGCACATTCTCACACACTTGCGAGTCTTGTCAGAGACAGTTTCGTCGTACATTGCGGTCGGGGCACAGAATAGTGGAGCTGAGAGCAAGATTGAtgccgagttcaagaaggatAGCGAGAGACAACATTGCCAGCTCTTCATGTCACGGTACTTTGGAACCGGCACGCCGTATGCTCGACGGCCATTGGATGTATATCCGCCTCTGCTGAGCATGGATtcgttcttgttcttggtcgAGTGCTCGTACGGGCTGGTACCGGCACAGAAAGCCGAGATCTCGCACGTTCTCCGACTGTGCTACCTGGCGGAGCTTGTGAAGCTCGTATATCATATGGGCCGAAACATTCCTGTTGCCAGCTGGGTTGGCAATCTCACCAACAGGCAAACTCAAGATCCAGCCATCAACAACTTTGCCGACTTTGCCCTCGCCGTAACCAAGTGCGGCCTCGAGTTCCATGCAGCGCAGTTCCCGGAGGGCGTCGAGTTTGGCGAAAACCGAGGGTTCCAGCAGCCTGGCGTGGATACGCTGGAGAGTTGGTACACGTTTGCAAAGAAGTACGCACTCACGTTCCTGAGGAAGAGTCTCATCTTCCTTTACGTCAAGTACGGCGTGGACTTCAACAGCCACATCTCGCCAGCGCCGGAGGCGGATGAGCTAGAGCGCCTGACTGAGAGTCTCCGCGTTCCCAGCTTTGACGAGATGTGTGCCGCCATCACAGACAACGCGGCTGCTTGCGGCTGGCCCCAGACGACGTCATCTCTTGTGTCGGGATGGGTCAAGCATCAGGTCATGTGGCCAGGCGACAGCAGTGACATGCCTCGgtcagccatgatgagccATCCTGGTATATTCGAGCTTATTGGCCTACCCAAGAACTACGACGCCCTCATTGACGAGGCGACGAGGCGGAAGTGCCCGACGACAGGCAAGGAACTCGCGGATCCCGTCATCTGTCTCTTCTGCGGCGAGCTCTCGTGCAGCCAGGGCACATGCTGCCAAAAGACAGACACCTCTTCTGACCGTATAGAGTACACCAAGATTGGTGGCGCGCAGCAACATATGCGCAG GTGTCAACGAAACATTGGAGTTTTCCTCAACGTGCGCAAGTGTTCGATAGTGTACCTCTTCCGTCTGTCGGGGTCCTTCACACCAGCACCATACATCGACAAGTATGGAGAGACGGATCCGCAGCTGCGTCATGGGCGAcagctcttcctcaaccaGAAGCGATATGACTCGATGATACGCAACACGGTGCTCAACCATGGGGTGCCGAGCTTGATCAGCCGGAAGTTGGAGGCGGAGATCAACAATGGCGGATGGGATACTCTGTAG